Proteins encoded together in one Bacteroidota bacterium window:
- a CDS encoding DoxX family protein, translating into MTYRPTLYWVSTGLFAGFMAFSAIPDVMMVPEAVDFITKLGYPVYFIPFIGVAKLLGCLAILMPFLNRVKEWAYAGLAFDLIGAVYSNLMVFGWDTGMLMMIPVFGLFTLSYWQSQLRASKPVG; encoded by the coding sequence ATGACCTACCGACCGACACTTTACTGGGTTTCCACCGGGCTTTTTGCCGGATTCATGGCCTTTTCAGCCATTCCTGATGTGATGATGGTTCCCGAGGCCGTCGACTTTATCACGAAACTGGGATACCCTGTCTATTTCATACCGTTCATTGGCGTTGCCAAATTGCTGGGCTGTCTGGCCATCCTGATGCCATTTCTGAATCGGGTCAAAGAATGGGCCTATGCCGGACTGGCGTTTGATCTCATCGGTGCCGTTTATTCCAACCTGATGGTGTTCGGATGGGATACTGGAATGTTGATGATGATTCCGGTTTTTGGCCTTTTCACTTTGTCTTACTGGCAGAGCCAGCTCAGAGCCAGCAAGCCGGTGGGTTGA
- a CDS encoding VOC family protein, which translates to MGQSSDTPKVTGIGGVFFFSEKPAELREWYGKQLGLAVNDYGSSFEFRNANSPDEINYLQWSPFPSDTTYFSPSVKPFMINYRVQNLTGLLEKLKSAGVTILDEVAVYDYGKFVHILDPEGNKIELWEPVDHVFTQMGGETTK; encoded by the coding sequence ATGGGACAATCATCAGATACACCAAAAGTCACCGGAATCGGGGGAGTCTTCTTTTTCTCTGAAAAACCGGCTGAATTGCGGGAATGGTATGGAAAGCAGCTGGGACTGGCGGTTAACGATTACGGATCCAGTTTTGAATTCAGAAACGCCAACAGTCCCGATGAAATCAACTATCTGCAGTGGAGTCCGTTCCCCTCGGATACCACTTACTTTTCCCCCTCAGTCAAGCCTTTCATGATCAATTACCGCGTACAGAATCTGACCGGTTTGCTGGAGAAACTGAAGTCTGCCGGGGTGACCATTCTCGACGAAGTGGCTGTTTACGATTATGGTAAGTTTGTCCACATTTTGGATCCCGAGGGAAACAAGATCGAATTATGGGAGCCCGTCGATCACGTCTTTACCCAAATGGGTGGTGAGACCACCAAATAA
- a CDS encoding SDR family oxidoreductase: MKTAVVTGASKGLGLEWCRQLAAMNYRVILTARDAEKASQAAAKIEAREVHPYPLEVTREDQIAGMAGWIGQQFGQVDLLVNNAGINPKDYPDQSRMAKAFYLKDLDPEEMMEVFRVNSLAPLLMTKHLRPLLNKSDRPVVLSISSWLGSVSSLSFGGHYGYVGSKNLLNVLNRSMAFELREEGIICVTVNPGWVQTDMGGSRARFTTSQSVSNLITQVVDRLTLADSGRFINYDGTDHPW, encoded by the coding sequence ATGAAAACGGCGGTTGTAACGGGCGCCTCCAAAGGACTCGGTCTGGAATGGTGCCGTCAATTGGCTGCCATGAATTACCGGGTGATTCTCACTGCGCGTGATGCTGAAAAAGCCAGTCAGGCAGCAGCAAAAATCGAAGCACGAGAGGTCCATCCCTATCCGCTTGAGGTGACACGGGAAGATCAGATTGCCGGAATGGCGGGTTGGATCGGTCAGCAGTTCGGACAGGTGGATCTGCTGGTGAACAATGCCGGAATCAATCCGAAGGATTATCCTGATCAATCGAGAATGGCCAAGGCCTTTTATCTGAAGGATCTGGATCCGGAAGAAATGATGGAGGTCTTCAGGGTAAACAGTCTGGCTCCGCTGCTGATGACCAAACATCTGCGGCCTTTGCTGAATAAAAGTGACCGGCCGGTCGTTCTGAGCATATCCAGCTGGCTGGGATCGGTTTCAAGCCTGTCCTTCGGTGGCCATTATGGGTATGTGGGAAGTAAAAACCTGCTGAATGTACTGAACCGGTCCATGGCTTTTGAGCTCCGGGAAGAGGGCATCATTTGTGTGACGGTTAATCCTGGATGGGTTCAGACCGACATGGGCGGTTCACGGGCCCGATTCACCACCAGCCAGTCGGTTTCAAACCTGATCACGCAGGTCGTTGACCGGCTAACCCTTGCCGATTCGGGTCGGTTCATCAATTATGACGGGACCGACCACCCGTGGTGA
- a CDS encoding NAD(P)-binding domain-containing protein, translated as MMIAVIGSGNVGGALATKWAGKGHQVILGVRDMNTFKGKHLLAVPGITAAPVAEAVRQSEVILISTPATQTLPVVRSLGDTTGKVIIDAMNTVMGKGAEGFANTTEAILANTQTRDVVKCFNTTGFNNMVNPVYQCVAIDLFVAGDSARGRDTAIQLAKDAGFADCYSIGGNDKFTLMEQFAWFWINLAMFQGQGREIAFKLLKR; from the coding sequence ATGATGATTGCAGTGATCGGATCGGGAAATGTGGGAGGTGCACTTGCCACTAAATGGGCCGGAAAAGGTCATCAGGTGATTCTTGGTGTGCGCGATATGAACACATTCAAGGGCAAGCATCTGCTTGCAGTTCCCGGAATCACGGCTGCGCCGGTTGCTGAGGCTGTCCGGCAATCGGAGGTGATCCTGATTTCCACACCAGCCACGCAGACCCTCCCGGTGGTCAGAAGCCTTGGTGATACCACCGGAAAAGTCATCATTGATGCCATGAACACGGTAATGGGAAAAGGGGCCGAAGGGTTTGCCAATACAACCGAGGCCATTCTTGCGAACACCCAAACCCGCGATGTGGTGAAGTGTTTCAATACGACCGGATTCAACAACATGGTCAATCCGGTGTATCAGTGCGTTGCCATTGATCTGTTTGTGGCCGGTGACAGTGCGCGGGGACGAGACACGGCCATTCAGCTGGCAAAAGACGCCGGGTTTGCCGACTGCTACTCCATTGGTGGCAATGACAAATTCACTTTGATGGAACAGTTTGCGTGGTTCTGGATCAACCTGGCCATGTTTCAGGGACAGGGTCGTGAAATTGCCTTTAAGCTGCTGAAGCGATGA
- a CDS encoding helix-turn-helix transcriptional regulator — protein MPEFMYNNKLYYNPVEFAMDRIGGTWKMPILWRLKDRIRRYSELKKVIPHITHKMLTSQLRALEQEGFIRREVFPVVPPKVEYSLTDRGKRAILMIQQIREYGMELMEEFGVGHPESNQPR, from the coding sequence ATGCCCGAATTCATGTATAACAACAAGCTGTATTACAATCCGGTCGAGTTTGCCATGGACCGGATCGGAGGTACATGGAAAATGCCGATTCTTTGGCGTTTGAAGGACCGGATCCGGCGATACAGTGAGTTAAAGAAGGTCATTCCGCACATCACCCATAAAATGCTCACCAGTCAGTTGCGTGCATTGGAACAGGAAGGATTTATCCGGCGCGAGGTGTTTCCTGTGGTGCCGCCCAAAGTCGAATATTCACTGACCGATCGGGGTAAACGGGCCATTCTGATGATTCAGCAGATCAGGGAGTATGGAATGGAACTGATGGAGGAATTTGGTGTCGGACATCCCGAAAGCAACCAGCCACGTTAA
- a CDS encoding glycogen/starch/alpha-glucan phosphorylase — protein MNNELLDNSTDSLKKSIIDHLEFSLGKDEFRATQLDKLKALAMATRDRLIERWLVTQRTYHKKDAKRVYYLSLEFLIGRTLGNALLNLGLYDEVNKACKELGYSLADLEEAEVDAGLGNGGLGRLAACFLDSMATLQLPAYGYGIRYEYGIFYQKIKDGFQAEQPDNWLRYGNPWEFEHPEDLYPVHFYGRVDTIHEPNGHIHYTWADTEEVVAVAYDILIPGYKNDTVNNLRLWSAKSSREFLFDEFNAGDYEKAVAHKNNSEVISKVLYPNDQRYTGKELRLKQQYFFVCATIQDAVRRYKNDHPNDHFKAFTKKVFFQLNDTHPSIAIPELMRVLMDENGISWEDAWEITINSFGYTNHTVLPEALEKWSVHLIEHVLPRHMQIIYEINRRFVEFVKANYPNDVYRLRRMSIIEEAQEKMVRMSHLAIVGSKKVNGVAALHTKILKNEVFRDFYELWPEKFNNKTNGITYRRFLLRCNPELTALVDKKIGTDWHFTLDKLKALSAFAKDEAFQKAWLKNKLEAKVRFAAYIKSRFGFDANPESMFDFQVKRIHEYKRQLMNIMHVIALYNRIKKNPSQKMVPRTVFFGGKAAPGYFMAKLIIKLINSVADVVNNDPDVKGRLKVFFLPNYSVSLMEKILPASELSEQISTAGMEASGTGNMKFALNGALTIGTLDGANIEIMEEVGKKNIFIFGHTDAEIAEIKKAGYNPMTYYQANAELRGVVDSIAHGVFSPEQADLFMPVVSYLLYEGDRFFLMADFEDYIRCQDQVDKAYSNPAKWAEMSILNVANMAKFSSDRTIREYAEEIWDVKPVNIDLK, from the coding sequence ATGAATAACGAATTACTCGATAATTCGACGGATAGTCTTAAAAAGTCCATTATCGATCATCTGGAGTTCAGTCTGGGAAAAGATGAATTCCGGGCGACTCAGCTGGATAAGCTGAAAGCGCTGGCCATGGCCACCCGTGACCGGCTGATTGAACGCTGGCTGGTCACACAGCGGACCTATCATAAAAAAGATGCCAAACGGGTTTATTATCTGTCCCTGGAATTCCTCATCGGCCGGACTCTCGGCAATGCCCTGCTGAATCTGGGTCTGTATGACGAGGTGAATAAAGCCTGTAAGGAACTGGGTTATTCTCTGGCCGATCTGGAAGAAGCCGAAGTGGATGCCGGACTGGGTAACGGGGGTCTCGGCCGTCTGGCTGCCTGTTTTCTCGATTCCATGGCGACCCTTCAGCTTCCCGCCTACGGATATGGAATCCGGTATGAATACGGCATTTTCTATCAGAAAATAAAGGACGGCTTTCAGGCCGAACAACCTGACAACTGGCTGCGTTATGGGAATCCCTGGGAGTTTGAACATCCCGAAGATTTATATCCGGTCCACTTCTATGGTCGTGTTGACACCATTCACGAACCCAACGGACACATTCATTACACCTGGGCCGACACTGAGGAAGTGGTGGCCGTGGCCTATGATATTCTGATTCCCGGTTATAAGAATGACACCGTGAACAACCTGCGTCTCTGGTCAGCCAAATCTTCCCGTGAATTCCTGTTCGATGAATTCAACGCCGGAGACTATGAAAAGGCTGTTGCACACAAAAACAATTCCGAAGTGATTTCGAAGGTTCTGTACCCGAACGATCAGCGCTACACCGGTAAGGAATTGCGGTTAAAACAGCAATACTTCTTTGTCTGTGCCACCATTCAGGATGCCGTTCGCCGGTATAAAAACGACCATCCGAATGATCATTTTAAGGCCTTCACCAAAAAGGTCTTCTTCCAGCTGAATGATACCCATCCTTCCATTGCCATTCCCGAACTGATGCGTGTGCTGATGGATGAAAATGGTATTTCATGGGAAGATGCCTGGGAAATCACCATCAACAGCTTTGGCTACACCAACCACACCGTTCTGCCCGAAGCCCTCGAGAAATGGTCGGTTCACCTGATTGAACATGTGTTGCCGCGCCATATGCAGATCATTTATGAGATCAACCGTCGGTTTGTCGAGTTTGTGAAGGCAAACTATCCGAATGATGTTTACCGCTTACGGCGCATGTCCATCATTGAGGAAGCTCAGGAGAAAATGGTCCGGATGAGCCACCTGGCCATTGTCGGAAGTAAAAAGGTGAATGGAGTGGCTGCCCTTCATACCAAAATTCTCAAGAATGAAGTCTTCCGTGATTTCTATGAACTCTGGCCCGAAAAGTTTAACAACAAAACCAACGGGATCACCTATCGCCGGTTCCTGCTGCGCTGCAACCCCGAACTGACCGCGCTGGTCGATAAGAAAATCGGGACGGATTGGCATTTCACCCTCGACAAGCTGAAAGCCCTGTCTGCCTTTGCCAAGGATGAAGCGTTCCAGAAAGCCTGGCTGAAAAACAAACTCGAAGCCAAAGTCAGGTTTGCTGCCTACATTAAGAGCCGGTTCGGTTTCGATGCCAATCCGGAATCGATGTTTGATTTTCAGGTGAAACGGATTCATGAGTACAAACGCCAGCTCATGAACATCATGCACGTGATCGCCCTCTATAACCGGATCAAGAAAAACCCATCTCAGAAAATGGTTCCCCGGACTGTTTTCTTTGGTGGCAAAGCCGCTCCCGGTTATTTCATGGCCAAACTGATCATCAAACTGATCAATTCAGTGGCCGATGTGGTCAACAACGATCCCGATGTAAAGGGTCGCCTGAAAGTCTTCTTCCTGCCGAACTATTCGGTTTCCCTGATGGAAAAAATTCTGCCTGCTTCCGAACTGTCCGAGCAGATTTCCACCGCCGGAATGGAAGCGTCCGGTACCGGTAACATGAAGTTTGCCCTCAATGGGGCCCTGACCATCGGAACCCTTGACGGGGCCAATATTGAGATCATGGAAGAAGTCGGCAAGAAAAACATCTTCATTTTCGGACATACCGATGCCGAAATTGCAGAGATTAAGAAGGCAGGCTATAACCCCATGACCTACTATCAGGCCAATGCCGAACTGCGTGGAGTGGTCGATTCCATTGCCCACGGTGTCTTCTCACCCGAGCAGGCTGACCTGTTCATGCCGGTGGTTTCTTATCTGCTGTATGAAGGAGACCGTTTCTTCCTCATGGCCGATTTCGAAGATTACATCCGTTGCCAGGATCAGGTGGATAAAGCCTATTCCAATCCGGCAAAATGGGCCGAAATGTCCATCCTCAATGTGGCCAACATGGCCAAGTTCTCGAGTGACCGGACCATTCGTGAATACGCAGAGGAAATCTGGGATGTGAAACCGGTGAATATCGACCTGAAGTAA
- a CDS encoding CapA family protein, translating to MKAASLVLPGFLFFWFTDAASPPVPAESVPAVPDTLHLVLAGDLMVHDEQLKSARQTDGTWRFDPVFTEIAPLLAGKTAWANLETVLWETPAVFHGYPRFRTPVAFAEAVHRAGFSGVWTSNNHSLDWGVKGIRETRRLLAQTSLTQQGVRADTSEAQGFRLFQFGQGLLATAAYTYGINGTIPDSVAWMIPVIDTVSIRKDLAVLQTERPPDVPVFTVVALHWGTEYDSLPSQSQIRIAEHLIRSGVDVVAGHHPHVIQPARWVKRESGDSGLVLFSLGNLISAQRTFPRAIGGLADIQILNHHGRFTMAGFRFWPTWVDSRGPVPWLIRRADLSAISAEPSPNRRKSLILARKHVAGILGDANVR from the coding sequence ATGAAAGCGGCTTCCTTAGTCCTTCCTGGGTTCCTTTTTTTCTGGTTCACAGATGCTGCATCACCACCGGTACCCGCCGAATCGGTACCCGCGGTTCCCGATACCCTGCACCTGGTGCTTGCCGGCGACCTGATGGTTCATGACGAACAGTTAAAGTCTGCCAGACAGACTGATGGAACCTGGCGTTTTGATCCGGTTTTTACAGAAATTGCTCCCTTGCTTGCCGGAAAAACCGCCTGGGCCAATCTTGAAACGGTGTTGTGGGAAACCCCTGCGGTTTTCCATGGCTATCCCAGATTCCGTACACCGGTTGCGTTTGCCGAAGCGGTTCACCGCGCCGGTTTCTCTGGTGTGTGGACCTCCAACAACCACAGCCTCGACTGGGGAGTAAAGGGAATCAGAGAAACCCGACGCCTCCTGGCCCAGACCAGCCTTACCCAGCAGGGTGTCCGGGCCGATACGTCCGAGGCGCAGGGCTTTCGCCTGTTTCAGTTCGGTCAGGGCCTGCTGGCCACTGCTGCCTATACCTATGGCATCAACGGAACCATTCCCGACTCAGTGGCCTGGATGATTCCGGTTATTGACACCGTCTCCATCCGGAAGGATCTCGCCGTTTTACAGACAGAACGTCCCCCGGATGTGCCCGTGTTTACCGTCGTGGCCCTGCATTGGGGAACGGAATACGACAGTTTACCCTCTCAATCCCAGATCAGGATTGCAGAACATCTGATCCGGTCAGGAGTCGATGTGGTGGCTGGTCACCATCCGCATGTCATTCAGCCCGCCAGGTGGGTGAAGAGGGAATCCGGGGATTCCGGATTGGTCTTATTCAGTCTGGGAAACCTGATTTCTGCACAGCGAACGTTCCCGAGAGCGATCGGCGGATTGGCGGATATTCAGATCCTGAACCACCACGGCCGGTTTACAATGGCCGGATTCCGGTTTTGGCCAACCTGGGTCGACTCCCGTGGTCCGGTACCCTGGCTTATCCGGCGGGCCGATCTGTCTGCAATTTCGGCTGAACCCTCTCCAAACCGCCGGAAATCACTCATTCTGGCACGAAAACACGTGGCTGGCATTCTCGGGGATGCCAATGTCCGTTGA
- a CDS encoding DUF4920 domain-containing protein encodes MRPRPLLTLLFAFLLIPATAFSQSGKTYGSKLTLKEPTLVSAILANPKAYVGKVVQVKGIIVDVCSKRGCWMEISGDKPYTKLRVKVEDGEIVFPVSAKGQEAVVEGELTEIKLTKEQALERAKHQAEEYGKPFDPAAVQDTVIYQLKGLGAVVR; translated from the coding sequence ATGAGACCACGCCCTTTACTTACCCTGCTTTTTGCATTTCTGTTGATTCCGGCCACCGCCTTTTCCCAATCGGGAAAGACCTACGGATCGAAACTGACCCTGAAGGAGCCCACCCTGGTTTCTGCGATTCTGGCCAATCCCAAAGCCTATGTCGGGAAAGTGGTTCAGGTCAAAGGAATCATCGTGGATGTCTGCAGCAAACGTGGCTGCTGGATGGAAATATCCGGAGACAAACCCTACACCAAGCTTCGGGTCAAAGTTGAGGATGGGGAAATTGTGTTCCCGGTCAGTGCCAAGGGTCAGGAAGCCGTCGTCGAAGGTGAGCTTACCGAGATTAAACTGACGAAAGAACAGGCACTCGAAAGAGCCAAACATCAGGCCGAAGAATATGGAAAACCCTTTGACCCGGCCGCAGTTCAGGATACGGTGATTTATCAGCTGAAGGGATTGGGTGCCGTTGTCCGCTGA
- a CDS encoding PepSY-associated TM helix domain-containing protein has protein sequence MSAEGGFAWRKWNRILHRDLGYLAVGLTIIYSVSGIAVNHVSDWNPNYYQDVQQGRLDPSLLTVTQDDSLASIILKETGFDSPLKNTYRPSPQEFRLFLRHYTIDINLTTGNWQAELEQPRFLLHFFNFLHLNHAKEIWTWIADLFALVLIFLAISGLFMIKGPKGIRGRGAWLTLLGILVPLVIAWIYYN, from the coding sequence TTGTCCGCTGAGGGAGGATTTGCCTGGCGGAAGTGGAACCGGATTCTTCACCGCGATCTGGGTTATCTGGCTGTCGGGCTTACAATCATTTATTCGGTTTCCGGGATTGCGGTGAACCACGTTTCCGACTGGAATCCGAACTACTATCAGGATGTTCAGCAGGGCCGACTGGATCCGTCCCTGCTGACCGTCACGCAGGATGATTCACTGGCATCCATTATTCTTAAGGAAACCGGGTTCGACAGTCCACTTAAAAACACCTACCGCCCTTCACCCCAGGAATTCAGACTGTTTTTGCGGCATTATACCATCGACATCAATCTGACCACCGGCAACTGGCAGGCCGAACTGGAGCAGCCGCGTTTCTTACTTCACTTCTTCAATTTTCTTCACCTGAATCACGCCAAGGAAATCTGGACGTGGATTGCAGACCTGTTTGCGCTGGTTCTGATTTTTCTGGCCATATCGGGTCTTTTCATGATCAAGGGACCTAAGGGAATCAGGGGTCGGGGTGCCTGGCTGACCCTGTTGGGTATTCTGGTTCCGCTGGTGATTGCATGGATTTATTATAATTAA
- a CDS encoding outer membrane protein transport protein, with protein sequence MKKTAALLLAMTLPFGAMAGGFMIPEQGAKPSALAGAFTGLANDPSAIYFNPAGISFQKGINILIGSTFVSPASQFQAVDVSNTLHKQKELFFVVPQVFFTMEWEYGLTFGAGVYAPYGLGTEWEAGWPGDNLSREIHLENIHFAGVVSYQVMENLSVAGSFAWSTAKATLERKAESAGLAGDVGLEGTGSGLHWGVSALYKPLDLLSIGVSYRAGTELEMTGDIEISGEKTPAASANEGKGKVVLPLPQTLNIGVAVQALPELILTADYNYNGWSAYEKLEIENTDQNRVLSSSPRNWKNTSTYRFGAQYTLWETLDLRGGFLRDEDPVETKYSEPSLPDAGRTGYTLGAGYRLFENVSVDAYTLFLFWDKKEVNDNEFNFNGTYQTYATLFGASVSINF encoded by the coding sequence GTGAAAAAGACAGCCGCACTCCTGCTGGCCATGACTCTGCCATTCGGCGCCATGGCCGGAGGATTCATGATTCCCGAACAGGGAGCCAAACCATCTGCCCTTGCCGGCGCATTTACCGGTCTGGCAAACGACCCTTCAGCCATTTATTTCAATCCGGCAGGTATTTCCTTTCAGAAGGGAATCAATATTCTGATCGGATCCACTTTCGTATCCCCTGCCAGTCAGTTTCAGGCAGTTGATGTGTCCAATACACTTCACAAGCAGAAGGAATTGTTCTTTGTTGTTCCTCAAGTCTTTTTCACCATGGAATGGGAATATGGCCTGACGTTCGGAGCGGGTGTCTATGCACCATACGGTCTTGGTACCGAATGGGAAGCCGGCTGGCCCGGAGATAATCTCAGCCGGGAAATCCACCTGGAAAACATTCATTTTGCCGGCGTGGTCTCGTATCAGGTGATGGAAAACCTGTCGGTGGCCGGCAGTTTTGCATGGTCAACGGCCAAGGCCACTCTGGAGCGCAAAGCAGAATCTGCCGGTCTGGCAGGTGATGTCGGTCTGGAAGGAACCGGATCGGGCCTTCACTGGGGTGTTTCTGCCCTTTACAAACCACTTGACCTGTTATCGATCGGTGTCAGTTACCGGGCCGGAACTGAGCTGGAAATGACCGGGGACATTGAAATCTCCGGAGAAAAAACCCCTGCTGCCAGCGCCAACGAAGGAAAAGGTAAAGTGGTCCTTCCTTTGCCTCAGACCCTGAACATCGGGGTGGCTGTCCAGGCCTTGCCCGAATTGATTCTGACCGCCGATTACAACTACAACGGCTGGTCGGCTTATGAAAAACTGGAAATTGAAAACACCGACCAGAACCGGGTTCTCAGCTCTTCTCCGCGTAACTGGAAAAACACCTCCACCTACCGCTTTGGTGCCCAATACACCCTATGGGAAACCCTGGACCTTCGTGGTGGCTTTTTACGTGACGAAGATCCGGTTGAAACCAAGTATTCTGAACCATCGCTTCCCGATGCCGGGCGGACTGGTTATACGCTGGGTGCCGGATACCGGTTGTTCGAAAATGTATCGGTTGACGCCTACACTCTGTTCCTTTTCTGGGATAAGAAGGAAGTCAATGATAACGAGTTCAATTTCAACGGAACTTATCAGACCTACGCCACCCTTTTTGGTGCCAGCGTCAGTATTAATTTTTAA
- a CDS encoding ABC-F family ATP-binding cassette domain-containing protein produces the protein MITLSGIKLQFHHQVVFDGVSTQINVKDRIAIVGANGRGKSTLMKIILGEVQPDSGEVHRAKNIELGYLAQDFSVEAGDRSLLDSVLDAFQSVLSIEGQLRELEHEIARLSAAGDPDLDDVLHHYGTLQQRFEQSDGFTLKSRAESILMGLGFSVADFSRPVREFSGGWRMRMAMARLLCAEPDYLLLDEPTNHLDLETLDWLENHLKSYSGALILVSHDRTFLDAIVGRVLELDNGKLTEYAGNYTAYEAQKVAREEQLMAQYANQQRQLAQLNRFIERFRFKASKARQVQSRIKQVEKIDKIQLASGEKRIHFEFPEAPRSGRTVVEGKHLGKRFGSNCLFENADLMVERGDRVALAGLNGSGKSTLVKMILGRETVTEGELKIGSQVKVGFYAQHQVEELNLRNTIIDEVLAESPAAFRPKVRNLLGCFLFEGDDVFKNIGVLSGGEKARVALAKLLVNQHNLIIMDEPTNHLDMESKELLMEALQDFDGTLIIISHDRYFLDQVCNKVVFIHNKVMKTYMDGYLDFYERVWKPAISQPVEKTAREEKVVSPSTTAGYKTKEQKRLEAEERAKRSAGERGHREAIRKVEVQIEKAEKQMKELEAEMASPGFTKKTTREMMDHSKQYDDLQKTIARLYVDWEKLSASMPD, from the coding sequence ATGATTACTCTTTCCGGTATAAAACTCCAGTTCCACCATCAGGTTGTCTTCGACGGTGTATCCACTCAGATCAACGTCAAAGACCGAATTGCCATTGTCGGCGCCAACGGTCGCGGAAAATCGACCCTGATGAAAATTATCCTCGGTGAAGTCCAGCCCGATTCGGGTGAGGTACACCGGGCAAAAAACATTGAACTGGGATATCTGGCACAGGATTTCTCAGTCGAGGCCGGGGACCGGTCTCTGCTCGATTCTGTTCTTGATGCCTTTCAATCGGTGCTTTCTATCGAGGGACAGCTGAGGGAACTTGAACATGAAATTGCAAGGTTAAGCGCCGCCGGAGATCCCGATCTCGACGATGTGCTTCACCATTACGGAACCCTTCAGCAGCGTTTCGAGCAGTCGGATGGTTTCACACTTAAATCACGTGCAGAATCGATTCTGATGGGGCTCGGTTTTTCAGTGGCCGATTTCTCGCGGCCGGTCCGGGAGTTTTCGGGTGGATGGCGGATGCGGATGGCCATGGCCCGGTTGCTTTGTGCCGAACCTGACTACCTGCTGCTGGATGAGCCGACCAACCACCTCGATCTGGAAACGCTCGACTGGCTCGAAAACCACCTGAAATCGTACTCGGGCGCGCTGATCCTGGTTTCACACGACCGAACCTTTCTGGATGCCATCGTGGGCCGGGTTCTTGAACTCGACAATGGCAAACTGACCGAGTATGCAGGAAATTACACCGCTTATGAGGCACAAAAGGTCGCCCGCGAAGAACAACTCATGGCCCAGTATGCCAATCAGCAGCGACAACTGGCCCAGCTGAACCGGTTTATTGAACGGTTCCGTTTCAAGGCATCAAAAGCCCGTCAGGTCCAGTCCCGGATTAAACAGGTCGAAAAAATTGATAAAATCCAGCTGGCGTCGGGTGAGAAACGCATTCACTTCGAATTTCCGGAAGCTCCCCGCAGCGGCCGGACCGTGGTGGAAGGCAAGCATCTCGGGAAACGGTTCGGATCCAATTGCCTGTTCGAAAACGCCGACCTGATGGTCGAAAGAGGGGATCGGGTGGCGCTGGCCGGACTGAATGGATCGGGAAAATCCACATTGGTGAAAATGATTCTCGGCAGGGAAACCGTGACAGAAGGAGAACTGAAAATCGGCAGCCAGGTTAAGGTTGGCTTTTATGCACAGCATCAGGTCGAGGAATTGAATCTTCGCAACACCATCATCGATGAAGTGCTGGCCGAATCACCGGCGGCGTTCCGCCCGAAAGTCCGGAATCTGCTGGGATGTTTTTTGTTCGAAGGCGATGATGTTTTTAAAAACATTGGCGTTCTCTCTGGTGGAGAAAAAGCCCGGGTGGCGCTGGCCAAACTGCTGGTGAATCAGCATAACCTGATTATCATGGATGAGCCAACCAACCACCTGGATATGGAATCAAAGGAACTTCTCATGGAAGCCCTTCAGGATTTCGATGGCACCCTCATCATCATTTCCCACGACCGGTACTTTCTCGATCAGGTTTGCAACAAGGTGGTCTTTATTCACAACAAAGTGATGAAGACCTACATGGATGGCTATCTCGATTTCTACGAACGGGTCTGGAAACCAGCCATCAGTCAGCCAGTGGAAAAAACAGCGAGAGAGGAAAAAGTCGTTTCGCCTTCCACAACGGCCGGATACAAGACGAAAGAGCAAAAACGGCTCGAAGCCGAAGAACGCGCAAAGCGTTCAGCAGGTGAACGGGGACACCGCGAAGCCATCCGGAAGGTGGAAGTGCAGATCGAAAAGGCGGAAAAACAGATGAAGGAACTGGAAGCTGAGATGGCCTCACCCGGGTTCACCAAAAAAACCACCAGGGAAATGATGGATCACTCGAAGCAGTATGACGACCTGCAGAAAACCATCGCCAGACTGTACGTCGACTGGGAAAAACTGTCGGCCAGCATGCCAGACTGA
- a CDS encoding ATP-dependent Clp protease adaptor ClpS has protein sequence MSTFTQIDLEIETLTGQEEPEARVVLFNDDYHTFDEVIIQIMKACNYSPERAEQISLIVHFKGKATVITSSFQTCQEVAAVLQEIDLLVEIEPISQEKNS, from the coding sequence ATGAGCACATTCACCCAGATTGATCTTGAGATTGAGACCCTGACAGGTCAGGAAGAGCCCGAGGCGCGTGTTGTACTGTTCAACGACGACTACCACACGTTTGATGAAGTGATCATTCAGATTATGAAGGCTTGCAATTATTCCCCCGAACGCGCCGAGCAGATTTCACTCATCGTCCATTTCAAGGGAAAAGCCACGGTGATCACCAGTTCTTTCCAAACCTGCCAGGAAGTGGCAGCCGTACTTCAGGAAATTGACCTTCTGGTGGAAATTGAACCCATCAGCCAGGAAAAGAATTCCTGA